The Akkermansia sp. N21116 genome includes a region encoding these proteins:
- the mce gene encoding methylmalonyl-CoA epimerase: protein MIQQIDHIGIAVKSLDATIPYYRDALGLGEPHIEEVTTQKVRVAMFDVAGVHIELLEPTSPESAIAKAIEKKGEGLHHIAFKTNDVTTDLQKAADASIQLINATPVPGAHNTQVAFLHPKSTFSVLTELCQHPGNCCCGE, encoded by the coding sequence ATGATTCAGCAAATCGACCACATCGGCATCGCAGTTAAGAGCCTTGATGCCACCATTCCGTACTATCGTGATGCCCTCGGCCTGGGAGAACCCCACATTGAAGAAGTCACAACCCAGAAAGTCCGCGTTGCCATGTTTGACGTAGCGGGCGTTCACATCGAACTGCTGGAACCCACCTCCCCCGAAAGCGCTATCGCCAAGGCCATTGAAAAGAAGGGTGAAGGTCTCCATCACATTGCATTCAAGACAAACGACGTCACCACCGACCTGCAAAAGGCGGCTGATGCCAGTATCCAACTCATCAATGCAACCCCCGTTCCCGGTGCACATAATACGCAGGTGGCTTTCCTGCATCCCAAGTCAACCTTCAGCGTGCTGACCGAACTCTGCCAGCACCCCGGCAACTGCTGCTGCGGAGAATAA
- a CDS encoding succinate CoA transferase, with protein MTYKKLTPEEAAALIEHDENIGLSGFTAAGVPKATTRAIAAKAEALHAEGKPFKVNIFSGASTSGSTDGALARANAIGHRTPYQSSPDLRKRINSEDVQYNDMHLSHTAMYMRYGHIPAVKTAIIEVADITEDGEVTLTTGVGNTPTYCLLAERIIVERNAYMPKEMIGMHDIYMPEELPNRKPIPLTSPSHRIGTTTLKIDPAKVVGIVETNEPNGIAPFKPGDPITDKIGENVAEFLSAEFKAGRIPSGFLPIQSGVGNIANAVLGALGRDESIPPFQMYTEVIQDSVIKLMDEGRCSLAAGCSLTVSDDQLDHMLKNLDFYKQHVILRPQEISNNPEIVRRLGLICINTAIEVDIFGNVNSTHFYGRQMMNGIGGSGDFARNGFLTIFTCPSVAKGGAISSIVPMVSHHDHTEHDVDIIVTELGVADLRGKCPRERAEEIIEKCVHPDYKQLLRDYIALTPGFHTPCNVAKALEMHSKFLETGDMRNASFKD; from the coding sequence ATGACCTACAAAAAATTAACTCCTGAAGAAGCTGCTGCACTCATTGAACACGACGAAAACATCGGTTTGAGCGGATTTACCGCAGCCGGCGTTCCCAAGGCCACTACACGCGCCATCGCCGCCAAGGCAGAAGCTCTTCATGCCGAAGGGAAACCGTTCAAAGTAAACATCTTTTCCGGAGCTTCCACCAGCGGTTCCACCGACGGAGCCCTGGCCCGGGCCAATGCAATCGGACATAGAACACCCTACCAGTCCAGCCCCGACCTCCGCAAGCGTATCAACTCGGAAGACGTGCAGTACAACGACATGCATCTCTCCCACACCGCCATGTACATGCGTTACGGACACATCCCCGCCGTCAAAACCGCGATCATCGAAGTTGCAGACATCACGGAAGACGGTGAAGTCACCCTGACCACCGGCGTCGGCAACACGCCAACCTACTGCCTCCTGGCCGAGCGCATCATTGTGGAACGCAACGCCTACATGCCCAAGGAAATGATCGGCATGCACGACATCTACATGCCCGAAGAGCTGCCCAACCGCAAACCCATCCCCCTCACCAGTCCTTCCCATCGCATCGGTACAACCACTCTCAAGATTGATCCGGCCAAAGTCGTCGGTATCGTAGAAACGAATGAACCCAACGGTATCGCCCCCTTCAAACCCGGCGATCCCATCACCGATAAAATCGGAGAAAATGTTGCCGAATTCCTTTCCGCCGAATTCAAGGCTGGCCGCATTCCCTCCGGTTTCCTGCCCATTCAGTCCGGCGTCGGCAACATCGCCAATGCCGTCCTCGGCGCACTGGGACGCGATGAAAGCATCCCTCCTTTCCAGATGTATACGGAAGTCATTCAGGACTCCGTCATCAAGCTCATGGACGAAGGCCGCTGTTCTCTGGCAGCCGGTTGTTCCCTGACAGTCTCCGACGACCAGCTTGACCACATGCTCAAGAACCTCGACTTCTATAAGCAGCACGTCATCCTTCGCCCGCAGGAAATCTCCAACAATCCCGAAATTGTCCGCCGTCTCGGCCTGATCTGCATCAATACCGCCATCGAAGTCGACATTTTCGGCAACGTCAATTCCACCCACTTCTACGGCCGCCAGATGATGAATGGCATCGGAGGATCCGGAGATTTCGCCCGCAACGGATTCCTGACAATCTTCACCTGCCCGTCCGTCGCCAAAGGGGGAGCCATCTCCTCCATTGTCCCGATGGTCTCCCACCACGACCATACCGAACATGATGTCGACATCATCGTGACGGAACTCGGCGTAGCCGACCTCCGTGGCAAATGCCCCCGCGAACGTGCGGAAGAAATCATCGAAAAATGCGTCCATCCGGATTACAAGCAACTCCTGCGCGATTACATCGCCCTCACGCCCGGGTTCCACACTCCCTGTAACGTTGCCAAGGCTCTGGAAATGCACAGCAAGTTCCTCGAAACAGGTGACATGCGCAACGCCAGCTTCAAGGACTAA
- the rplS gene encoding 50S ribosomal protein L19, whose product MNIINKIEQEQIKSDVAQFNVGDTVKVHTRVIEGGKERIQIFQGIVISRHGAGINAAYTVRKISYGEGVERVFPLHTPKVAKIEVVNRGKVRRAKLNYLRSRIGKDAVQVKSAN is encoded by the coding sequence ATGAACATTATCAACAAGATCGAACAAGAGCAAATCAAGTCCGACGTGGCACAGTTTAACGTGGGCGACACCGTTAAGGTTCACACTCGCGTGATCGAAGGCGGCAAGGAACGTATCCAGATTTTCCAGGGTATCGTGATTTCCCGGCACGGAGCCGGTATCAACGCTGCCTATACCGTTCGCAAGATTTCCTACGGAGAAGGTGTGGAACGCGTGTTCCCTCTTCATACCCCCAAGGTCGCCAAGATCGAAGTCGTCAACCGTGGCAAGGTACGCCGTGCCAAGTTGAACTATCTTCGCAGCCGCATCGGTAAGGACGCCGTTCAGGTTAAGTCCGCCAACTGA
- the menA gene encoding 1,4-dihydroxy-2-naphthoate octaprenyltransferase — translation MSKLASYFLATRPKTLTAAVIPVWAGCMVVWRMTGSWDVRLALFTVLSTLCLQIACNLFNDAIDHDKQADTSRRTGPKRMTASGSLTRNQVLGGAIAFLLMACLFAFPLIDLRGWPILAIGIPSLFFTYGYTGGPYPLAYNGLGEIFVILFFGFVAVMGTILVQIGTGLMVPGTTELLTLKVYHAGFVIGIQCGLLAAVMISINNLRDRKEDATTGKKTLAVRLGSARARGMTISFIVAAYITLPTSFRALGLSIGDLWWKWIPAFLLAGLLILKIRRTPENAKLNKVLALSSAHLIVYLLTYTLS, via the coding sequence ATGAGTAAACTAGCCTCCTATTTTCTCGCCACCCGACCCAAAACGCTCACGGCAGCCGTCATCCCCGTCTGGGCCGGCTGCATGGTCGTCTGGCGCATGACTGGAAGCTGGGATGTCCGGCTGGCTCTCTTCACGGTGCTCAGTACGCTCTGCCTCCAGATTGCCTGCAACCTGTTCAATGATGCCATTGATCACGACAAACAGGCCGATACCTCCCGCCGGACGGGACCAAAGCGCATGACGGCTTCCGGCAGCCTGACTCGGAACCAGGTTCTTGGAGGAGCCATCGCATTCCTTCTCATGGCCTGTCTGTTTGCCTTCCCTCTCATTGACTTGCGCGGGTGGCCCATCCTCGCTATCGGCATTCCTTCTCTCTTCTTCACCTACGGATACACGGGAGGTCCCTATCCTCTGGCCTACAACGGACTGGGGGAGATCTTCGTCATTCTCTTTTTCGGTTTCGTGGCCGTCATGGGAACCATCCTCGTCCAGATCGGCACCGGACTCATGGTGCCAGGAACGACAGAACTACTGACACTCAAGGTGTATCACGCCGGTTTTGTAATCGGCATCCAGTGCGGACTCCTGGCTGCCGTCATGATTTCCATCAACAATCTGCGTGACCGCAAGGAAGACGCAACCACTGGCAAGAAGACGCTGGCAGTACGTCTCGGTTCCGCCAGAGCCCGTGGAATGACGATTTCCTTCATCGTTGCCGCCTACATCACACTGCCGACTTCATTCCGTGCCTTGGGACTTTCCATCGGCGACCTTTGGTGGAAGTGGATTCCCGCCTTTCTCCTGGCCGGTTTATTAATTCTGAAAATAAGAAGAACACCGGAGAATGCCAAGCTCAACAAAGTTCTTGCCCTATCCTCGGCGCACCTTATCGTCTACCTCCTGACTTATACGCTAAGCTGA
- a CDS encoding bile acid:sodium symporter family protein, whose product MNLLKRLLTSLDRFTTGLLLSVLLSVVLPCRGEWAVAMEHVSDAAVMLLFFLYGAKLSRRAVRDGLMHWRLQGLVAFSTFVMIPALGLMLSPLFSLWMTPELVMGMLYVCMLPSTVQSSIAFTSIAGGNVAAAVCAASVSSLLGVFLTPLLVGMFVTVSGQAGGLNADTFANICLIILAPFVAGQIVQRWIGTWVREHRNVTSWTDQSTIWLVVYSAFSHAMVQGVWKSVPLMSLGGVVVSCATVLTLTLLLTAWLARRLRFNREDRIAIIFCGSKKSLATGIPMMNVIFAGSQIGVLVLPLMVFHQMQLMVCAFLAKKWSRKG is encoded by the coding sequence ATGAATTTGTTGAAACGTTTGCTGACTTCCCTGGACCGTTTTACGACGGGCCTTCTACTGAGTGTGCTGCTTTCCGTCGTCCTTCCGTGCCGGGGGGAATGGGCAGTGGCTATGGAACACGTGAGTGACGCGGCGGTGATGCTGCTGTTCTTCCTGTACGGAGCCAAACTGTCGCGGCGAGCTGTCCGGGACGGGTTGATGCATTGGCGCCTGCAGGGACTGGTGGCCTTCAGTACTTTCGTGATGATTCCCGCGCTGGGTTTGATGCTGAGTCCGTTGTTCTCCTTGTGGATGACGCCCGAGCTGGTGATGGGGATGCTTTACGTGTGCATGCTGCCTTCCACGGTGCAGTCGAGTATTGCCTTTACCTCGATAGCGGGAGGGAATGTGGCCGCCGCCGTGTGTGCCGCGTCGGTATCAAGCCTTCTTGGTGTGTTCCTTACGCCGTTGCTTGTAGGGATGTTTGTGACGGTCTCCGGCCAGGCGGGAGGGTTGAATGCGGATACATTCGCGAATATTTGCCTGATTATTCTGGCTCCGTTCGTAGCCGGGCAAATCGTCCAGAGGTGGATTGGTACCTGGGTGAGGGAGCACCGCAATGTGACTTCGTGGACGGATCAGAGTACAATCTGGCTCGTTGTCTATTCCGCTTTCAGCCATGCGATGGTGCAGGGCGTGTGGAAGAGTGTTCCGCTCATGTCCCTGGGCGGAGTTGTCGTTTCCTGTGCAACGGTGTTGACCCTGACTCTTCTGCTGACGGCCTGGCTGGCCCGGCGATTGCGGTTCAACCGGGAAGACCGCATTGCCATCATTTTTTGCGGTTCCAAGAAAAGCCTGGCAACGGGTATTCCCATGATGAATGTCATTTTTGCCGGTTCGCAGATCGGCGTGCTGGTGTTGCCTTTGATGGTATTCCATCAGATGCAGCTGATGGTCTGTGCTTTCCTGGCGAAGAAATGGAGCCGGAAGGGGTGA
- a CDS encoding helix-turn-helix domain-containing protein — MSIHIFVNNRIITLIDHPGLSYPKSILDSQIGGKPSVGKSNKKIQGGGITTHDAALLLRCSMSGTRQLLRRKGIPFVVIPSERGTLTCYWDKPSFLKLFERRPPICKKIPGGWLTTKEASQYLGVTRSVLYRLTVRGVLVERKALVRTCRGVRTKSFYSLESVEDAMNGLRKMRQKQKASRTGKKD, encoded by the coding sequence ATGTCTATCCACATATTTGTAAACAACCGTATTATTACATTAATCGATCATCCCGGGCTTTCCTATCCGAAGAGTATTCTTGATTCCCAGATCGGAGGTAAACCTTCTGTCGGCAAGTCGAACAAGAAAATCCAAGGCGGAGGAATTACGACGCACGATGCTGCCCTGCTGCTGCGCTGCAGCATGTCGGGGACTCGCCAACTCCTGCGCCGCAAAGGAATCCCGTTTGTCGTAATACCGTCCGAAAGGGGTACTTTAACCTGCTATTGGGACAAGCCGAGCTTCCTGAAGCTTTTTGAACGCCGGCCTCCGATTTGTAAAAAGATACCCGGCGGCTGGTTGACGACCAAGGAGGCTTCTCAGTATCTCGGGGTAACAAGGAGTGTCTTGTACCGATTGACCGTTCGCGGAGTTCTGGTTGAAAGGAAAGCCTTGGTCCGAACTTGCCGCGGGGTCAGGACCAAGAGTTTTTATTCTCTGGAATCCGTTGAAGATGCCATGAACGGACTTCGCAAAATGCGTCAAAAACAGAAGGCCTCCCGGACAGGCAAGAAGGATTGA
- a CDS encoding acetyl-CoA carboxylase biotin carboxyl carrier protein subunit: MKKLRITVDGKAFDVSVEILDGSSCCTAPVSALSSAAPAKVAAPVSAPVAAPAPTPAPAAAPAAGAGTIPSPLAGRVVSLDVAVGTAVKEGDQILTLEAMKMNTNIYAPCSGTLTSFQVSAGDTVQEGQALAIIG; encoded by the coding sequence ATGAAAAAACTCCGTATTACCGTAGATGGTAAAGCATTTGACGTCAGCGTTGAAATTCTTGACGGCTCCTCCTGCTGCACCGCTCCTGTCTCCGCCCTCTCCTCTGCCGCTCCTGCCAAGGTTGCCGCTCCTGTTTCGGCCCCCGTTGCCGCTCCGGCACCTACTCCCGCCCCTGCAGCTGCTCCCGCCGCCGGAGCCGGCACCATCCCGAGTCCTCTGGCCGGACGTGTCGTCTCCCTCGACGTTGCCGTTGGAACAGCCGTCAAGGAAGGTGATCAGATCCTGACGCTGGAAGCTATGAAGATGAACACCAACATCTACGCCCCCTGCTCCGGAACACTGACTTCGTTCCAAGTCAGCGCCGGAGACACTGTTCAGGAAGGCCAGGCCCTTGCTATCATCGGCTAA
- a CDS encoding acyl-CoA carboxylase subunit beta — MAIDPKLLADLQARREKIILSGGQDKIDKRHANGEMTARDRMGYLFEEGTFTEIGMHARHNCHNFGMGKKEIPGDGVVSGFGLVNGRPVACSASDFLAQGGSLGYMHAMKIVDAQKYALKAGIPMVTVNDSGGARLQEGVAALSGYANVFYNNVLASGVVPQVSLILGPCAGGAAYSPALTDFVIMRNSGNAGMYITGPKVIEQVTYEKCTMDDIGSAAIHASVSGNAHFVADSDAHAIDILKRLLSYLPSNNTEEPPHKLDTPLNMAADPGMNELIPEDNKIPLDVLPIISRLVDDGDFLEVHKDFAKNVVVGFGRICGVVVGIIANQPNVKAGCLDIDSSDKAARFIRFCNAFNTPLVNLVDVPGFLPGKNQERGGIIRHGAKMIFAYSQSTVPKVTLIMRKAYGGAYIAMCCKDLGADVVFAWPSAEIAVMGAEGAVPVLYGRELKGIEDPAEKAKRQGELLNEYREAFYNPYAAAALDQITEVINPEETRAKIAFALRTLLNKKEVRPAKKHGNIPL, encoded by the coding sequence ATGGCTATTGATCCCAAACTCCTTGCCGATCTGCAAGCCCGCCGCGAAAAAATCATTCTCAGCGGCGGCCAGGACAAGATCGACAAGAGACATGCTAATGGCGAAATGACGGCCCGCGACCGCATGGGCTACCTTTTTGAAGAAGGCACCTTTACGGAAATCGGCATGCATGCCCGCCACAACTGCCACAACTTCGGCATGGGCAAAAAGGAAATCCCCGGTGACGGCGTTGTTTCCGGTTTCGGCCTCGTCAACGGCCGTCCGGTGGCCTGCTCTGCCTCCGACTTCCTGGCTCAGGGCGGTTCCCTCGGGTACATGCACGCGATGAAGATTGTGGACGCGCAAAAGTATGCCCTCAAAGCCGGCATCCCGATGGTGACGGTCAATGACTCCGGAGGCGCCCGTCTTCAGGAAGGAGTTGCAGCCCTTTCCGGGTATGCCAACGTTTTCTACAACAACGTTCTTGCTTCCGGCGTCGTTCCCCAGGTTTCTCTGATCCTCGGACCATGCGCCGGCGGTGCGGCTTATTCCCCTGCTCTGACGGACTTCGTCATCATGCGCAATTCCGGAAATGCCGGTATGTACATCACCGGCCCCAAGGTCATTGAACAGGTCACGTATGAAAAATGCACGATGGACGATATCGGCTCCGCAGCCATCCACGCCTCCGTCTCCGGCAATGCCCACTTTGTCGCGGACAGCGATGCCCATGCCATCGACATCCTGAAGAGACTGCTCTCCTACCTGCCCTCCAACAATACGGAAGAACCGCCGCACAAGCTGGACACACCGCTCAACATGGCGGCTGATCCCGGCATGAACGAACTGATCCCCGAGGACAACAAGATTCCACTGGATGTGCTGCCTATCATTTCCCGTCTCGTTGACGACGGAGATTTCCTTGAAGTTCACAAGGATTTCGCCAAAAACGTCGTCGTGGGATTCGGCCGCATCTGTGGCGTCGTGGTCGGCATCATTGCCAACCAGCCCAACGTGAAAGCCGGATGCCTGGACATCGATTCGTCCGACAAGGCCGCCCGTTTCATCCGCTTCTGCAATGCTTTCAATACGCCGTTGGTCAACCTGGTGGACGTCCCCGGCTTCCTGCCCGGCAAGAATCAGGAACGCGGCGGCATCATCCGCCACGGAGCCAAAATGATCTTCGCCTACTCGCAGTCCACTGTGCCGAAGGTGACCCTCATCATGCGCAAGGCATACGGCGGCGCTTATATCGCCATGTGCTGCAAGGACCTCGGCGCTGACGTCGTCTTCGCCTGGCCGTCCGCTGAAATTGCTGTCATGGGAGCTGAAGGCGCCGTTCCCGTCCTGTACGGGCGCGAGCTCAAAGGCATTGAAGACCCTGCTGAAAAGGCCAAGCGTCAGGGAGAATTGCTCAACGAATACCGCGAAGCATTCTACAATCCCTATGCCGCTGCCGCCTTGGATCAAATCACGGAAGTCATCAATCCGGAAGAAACCCGTGCCAAAATCGCCTTTGCCCTGCGCACACTTCTCAACAAGAAAGAAGTGCGCCCGGCCAAGAAACACGGCAATATCCCCCTCTAA
- a CDS encoding biotin--[acetyl-CoA-carboxylase] ligase, translated as MTNPSNRTEPARSTRRFGIWTVHDWAEASSTNDLARHLPPWHIARCEFQRNGRGRFNRTWFGSPGGLWASFNLPLEPQGSIPVQWGHLPLVAGLALLDILAGYSIHGARLRWPNDLLVGKSKLAGILVERPASDMAVVGIGINIFNDIAVLKGKVQDPPARLADLLVPCPGIDDIMECLAHALKDEWNVFSTTGLSGLLPRLNKAWGGRTAVSVLTDDATIEGIFEGITDDGSPVLFLSDGSRKTIPAISITRLTEV; from the coding sequence ATGACCAACCCGTCCAACCGAACCGAACCAGCCCGTTCGACGCGCCGTTTCGGAATCTGGACAGTGCATGACTGGGCCGAGGCTTCTTCTACCAACGATTTGGCTCGCCACCTTCCACCGTGGCATATCGCCCGCTGCGAGTTCCAGCGTAACGGACGAGGACGTTTCAACCGGACTTGGTTCGGGTCTCCCGGCGGCCTGTGGGCCTCATTCAATCTTCCTTTGGAGCCCCAAGGCAGTATCCCTGTCCAATGGGGGCATCTTCCTCTTGTCGCCGGACTCGCCCTCTTGGATATTTTAGCCGGATACTCCATTCACGGAGCACGATTGCGCTGGCCCAACGACCTCCTGGTCGGTAAATCCAAATTAGCGGGTATCCTCGTCGAGAGGCCGGCTTCCGACATGGCTGTCGTCGGCATCGGCATCAACATATTCAATGATATCGCCGTGCTTAAGGGCAAAGTTCAGGATCCTCCCGCACGCCTTGCCGACCTCCTGGTCCCCTGCCCCGGCATCGACGACATCATGGAGTGCCTTGCCCATGCTCTCAAGGACGAATGGAACGTTTTTTCCACCACCGGACTATCAGGCCTGCTGCCCCGCCTCAATAAGGCATGGGGAGGCCGGACAGCCGTATCCGTCCTGACGGACGACGCCACGATCGAGGGTATTTTTGAAGGTATCACCGATGACGGATCCCCCGTTCTATTTCTTTCCGACGGCTCCCGAAAAACAATTCCGGCCATTTCCATTACACGCCTGACCGAAGTCTGA
- a CDS encoding sodium ion-translocating decarboxylase subunit beta has translation MESINTFLEGMGIFSLTLQMVGMWVIAVILLYLGVAKQYEPLLMVPIAFGALIANIPDNGMLITKVNKEIVSVEDGKMTQTTYTDVGFLRLNLAPLDQPVSENKQISSQEEAAKYKEAMTTPMVAAPVVKDGREVPGQYTLTGQKGQNYLVASISGGLYDWLGLGVKAEIFPPIIFLGVGALTDFGPLLAAPRTLLLGAAAQVGVAATFFMALFMGFSKQEAASIGIIGGADGPTSIFLTMKLAPHILGAVAVAAYTYMSLVPLIQPPVMKALTTKAQRKIRMKKLRNVSKSEKLFFAVMVTIVTILLIPDASPLIGMLMLGNFMRECGVTERLVKASQNEIINIMTIFLGTSVGLTMQGERFLQTETMLIICLGIVAFVVATAGGVIAAHIMNLIWRKNPVNPLIGSAGVSAVPMAARVSHNVGQQADPSNYLLMHAMGPNVAGVIGTAVIAGYYISTLTR, from the coding sequence ATAGAATCAATCAACACTTTCCTCGAGGGGATGGGGATTTTCTCCCTGACCCTCCAGATGGTGGGCATGTGGGTCATCGCGGTAATCCTCCTCTATTTGGGGGTCGCAAAGCAGTACGAACCGTTATTGATGGTTCCAATCGCTTTCGGCGCGCTGATCGCCAACATTCCCGACAACGGGATGCTCATCACCAAGGTTAACAAGGAAATCGTGTCCGTCGAAGACGGCAAGATGACCCAGACAACCTACACCGATGTAGGCTTCCTCAGGCTTAATCTGGCTCCGTTGGATCAGCCTGTTTCCGAAAACAAACAAATCAGTTCTCAGGAAGAGGCAGCCAAGTACAAAGAAGCTATGACCACCCCCATGGTCGCCGCTCCCGTAGTCAAGGACGGACGGGAAGTTCCCGGTCAATACACCCTGACCGGTCAAAAAGGTCAGAACTACCTCGTTGCTTCCATCAGCGGCGGATTGTATGACTGGCTCGGCTTGGGGGTCAAAGCGGAAATCTTCCCGCCCATCATCTTCCTGGGCGTCGGAGCATTGACAGACTTCGGTCCCCTGCTGGCAGCGCCAAGAACACTCTTGCTCGGCGCCGCTGCCCAGGTAGGCGTGGCAGCCACCTTCTTTATGGCCTTGTTCATGGGCTTTTCCAAGCAGGAAGCGGCATCTATCGGCATCATCGGAGGAGCCGACGGTCCGACGTCCATCTTCCTGACCATGAAGCTTGCTCCGCACATCCTCGGTGCCGTGGCCGTGGCCGCCTATACATACATGTCCCTGGTGCCGCTGATCCAGCCACCGGTCATGAAGGCGCTCACTACAAAGGCCCAGCGCAAGATTCGCATGAAAAAGCTTCGAAACGTCAGCAAGTCGGAGAAGCTCTTCTTCGCCGTCATGGTGACCATTGTCACGATCCTGCTGATTCCGGACGCATCCCCGCTGATCGGCATGCTCATGCTCGGCAACTTTATGCGTGAATGCGGAGTGACGGAACGCCTGGTCAAGGCATCCCAGAATGAAATCATCAACATCATGACGATCTTCCTGGGCACCTCCGTCGGTCTGACCATGCAAGGAGAACGGTTCCTGCAGACGGAAACCATGCTCATCATCTGCCTCGGCATCGTCGCCTTCGTGGTTGCTACGGCCGGTGGCGTAATCGCCGCCCACATCATGAACCTGATCTGGCGCAAGAATCCGGTCAACCCTCTCATCGGCTCCGCCGGCGTTTCCGCCGTGCCGATGGCTGCCCGTGTCTCCCATAACGTCGGCCAGCAGGCGGATCCCTCCAATTACCTGCTGATGCACGCCATGGGCCCCAATGTCGCAGGCGTAATCGGAACCGCCGTCATCGCCGGTTACTACATCTCTACTCTCACCCGTTAA
- a CDS encoding OadG family protein: MLNANIFLALVQRLQMALAELEYQIVGIIVVMSCLGFLALVLAIVSKVNSSQKPQEQPAPAASAKTAPVAVQPAAPAGDSLTPEMVAVISAAVATALQGMSHRIVDIKQTSNTYSHTGRNEIFASHRIRPTR, from the coding sequence ATGTTAAACGCCAATATCTTTCTTGCCTTGGTCCAGCGCCTTCAAATGGCTCTGGCAGAGCTGGAATATCAGATAGTGGGCATTATCGTCGTCATGTCCTGCCTGGGCTTCCTGGCTCTCGTTTTGGCTATTGTCTCCAAAGTGAACTCCAGTCAAAAGCCCCAGGAACAACCGGCACCGGCCGCAAGCGCCAAAACCGCCCCCGTTGCGGTTCAGCCTGCGGCACCTGCCGGAGACAGTCTGACGCCGGAAATGGTAGCGGTTATTTCCGCTGCGGTTGCAACTGCCCTTCAAGGCATGAGCCACCGTATCGTAGATATCAAGCAAACTTCCAATACTTATTCCCATACGGGACGTAACGAAATCTTTGCTTCACACCGCATTCGCCCCACCCGATAA
- a CDS encoding HlyD family efflux transporter periplasmic adaptor subunit, translating to MLKKLIVALFLLIVLVAGGYVFWKDRREPPSQDVTLYGNVDLRQVASAFLVSERLAAVYVDEGQIVEKGRKLAELETVRLKQDLDVARLAAAAAWQNYQKVKNGPRKEDVARARAAVEAAKAAWENARIRRDRMIPLSKKQSVSVQQADDAIAMESVSAAYVEVKQKELDLLLAGSREEDILQAEAEWKRADAECAIRQQRLDDAVLYAPCDAVVRNRILEPGDMVSPQKPVFNLSIMDVKWIRAYLTEEQLGQVRPGMNAVVTNDSFPGREFKGTIGFISSVAEFTPKNVETPELRTALVYEVRIIVQDPDNCFRLGAPATVVIRVS from the coding sequence ATGTTAAAAAAACTGATTGTTGCCTTGTTCCTGCTTATCGTGCTTGTCGCAGGCGGGTATGTTTTTTGGAAAGATCGCAGGGAACCTCCTTCGCAAGATGTTACCTTGTACGGTAATGTAGATTTGAGGCAGGTGGCTTCCGCATTCCTGGTTTCGGAACGCTTGGCGGCTGTTTATGTCGATGAGGGGCAAATTGTAGAAAAAGGCCGGAAATTGGCGGAGTTGGAAACGGTCCGTCTCAAGCAGGATCTGGATGTTGCTCGCCTTGCTGCCGCTGCTGCCTGGCAAAATTACCAAAAGGTGAAAAACGGCCCCCGCAAGGAGGACGTCGCCCGTGCTCGTGCTGCCGTGGAGGCTGCCAAAGCTGCCTGGGAGAATGCCCGAATCCGTCGTGACCGCATGATCCCTTTGTCGAAGAAGCAATCGGTCTCTGTCCAGCAGGCTGACGATGCGATTGCCATGGAGTCTGTATCCGCTGCCTATGTAGAGGTGAAGCAGAAGGAACTGGATCTTCTCCTGGCCGGCTCCCGCGAAGAAGACATCCTCCAGGCCGAAGCGGAATGGAAACGGGCAGATGCCGAATGCGCTATCCGACAGCAGCGGCTGGATGATGCCGTGCTGTACGCACCATGCGATGCCGTCGTACGGAACAGAATCCTGGAACCCGGTGATATGGTCTCTCCCCAGAAGCCTGTCTTTAATCTGTCCATTATGGATGTCAAATGGATCCGCGCTTACCTGACCGAAGAGCAACTCGGTCAAGTCCGCCCGGGAATGAATGCCGTGGTGACGAATGATAGTTTCCCCGGACGCGAATTCAAAGGGACGATCGGTTTTATTTCTTCCGTAGCCGAGTTTACCCCGAAAAATGTGGAAACTCCGGAATTGAGGACGGCTTTGGTGTACGAAGTACGTATTATCGTACAAGATCCGGATAATTGCTTCCGTCTGGGGGCTCCGGCTACGGTTGTCATCCGCGTGTCGTGA